CGAAGCAGCCCCCCACACGGCCAGTACAGCCATGGAAAATGACAAGGACATCCCCTCTATGGGTGCGGGAGTTCCTGACAAATAACCGGTCAGTCCAAGATTTACCATAAATAAATATTTCGCTGTTGTCCAGGCTGAAGCCATATTAGTCAGAATATTTCCAGCGATCAGCGCTGCCATCATGACCACTATACTAGCAGCAGTGCTCCTTACAAGTACAGAGATCATAAAAGCAAGCAGGGCAACTACGACACTTACGAACCAGACCAATCCACCTTGCATAAGCATATATTTCCATTGTGGTACTGCATGCACAGTAGACATATCCACCGAGTCTCCACTGATCTTAAAGCCTGTAAAGACAGGGATATTAAAGCCCTTATATCCAAAAGCAAGACCAGAGATAAGGTAGCTGATCACAAAGGTGGAGAGCACAATAAGCGAGACAAACATAAGCAGAGCCGCTAATTTGCTAAACAAAACTTTCCAACGCTTAACTGGCCTTGTCAGCAGCATTTTGATCGTCCCTGTAGTTCGCTCCGCAGAAACTAAATCCGAGGCTACCGCCATAATGAGCAGCGGAATAAATAAAGTAACGGAATTATCCATAAACTCACGGGTAAAGGTAACGCCACTTGGCTCGTTCGGATTCACATCATGGTGAAGGTAGTACTGAAGCTGCTGTACAAATATTCGCCGATAAGTCTTCCATTCCTCTGGAATTCGGTCGCTACCCAAAGAATTTTGATTATCAATGATCTGCTGCTGGATCTCCAGGCGCCAATCGGAGTTGAATTTATCTCGGCTACGCTCAGCTGAGCGCATTTGAGCGTAGGTGAACATAGGCACCAGTACAATCAGAATCAGCAGTATAACATAAAACCGTTTCTTTTTTATGATTTTTAAACATTCATTACGGATTAGCGGAAGCATATTATTCAACGTTCTCACCCTCCGTTAGTTTCAAGAATAGCTGTTCCAGTGTCGGATTGATTTTATGCACAGCCCTAACTTCGATTTCAGCAGTCACCATAACAGCCACAATCTCGGGGATCAAATCCTGCTCCATAATTGTGATTAAAGAATTCGGGCCCATACCAGCAATTATTGAATCATCCAAGGTAACGTCTTCCAGATTCTGAATCTGAATATCCGGGCGATCAGCCAGTAATGCCCTAGCTTCAGAAAAAGGCTCCAGCTCCCAAAGTACATACGGAGAATTTCGAGCGATCAGCTCATCTACCGCACCCACTGCAAGTACTCGCCCTTTACTAATAATCGCAACACGGTCGCAGAGAAGCTGGATTTCACTAAGTAAATGACTCGATACAAATACCGCTAAACCCTCATCTGCTAGTTTGCGTATAAATTCTCGCAGCTCCTTAATTCCCTTTGGATCTAAGCCATTTGTAGGCTCGTCCAGAATAAGCAGACGCGGACGTCCCAGAAGAGCCTGCGCTATACCAAGTCGTTGTCTCATCCCAAGCGAATATGTACTTACCTTATCATGGATTCGTTGATCCAACCGAACGATATCTACGACTTCACTAATACGTGCATTATCTATACCTGGCTGCATACGGGCAAAATGCTGTAAATTCTCCCATCCCGTCAAATAGGTATATACCTCAGGATTCTCAACGATAGAGCCGACAAATTGCAACGCTTTTTCCGGATTTCGGTTCACATTGTAACCACATACCGTAATCTTGCCCTCGCTTGGACGAATCAAATCGACAAGCATTCTAATCGTAGTTGTCTTCCCAGCTCCATTGGGTCCGAGGAAGCCAAAAATTTCTCCTTCTCTCACATCAAACGTAACATCATCTATAATCCACTTTCGCCCTATTTTTTTCCGTACCCCGTCTACAGACAAGACGACCGGGCTGGATTCTCCACTGTTCGCTTTTGTCATATTCTCCTTAGCTCCTTGTTACTGTCATTTCCTTGGCTAGTACTTGCTCAAAGGATATTTTATCTAATACAAATCATCATTCTTAGAAAGCTGGCTCTCACTTCTTTTTCTAGTGTATAGCCTGAATGAATCGCTCTCCAATTCGTTGATAGCCATCCCCATTCGGATGAAAATGATCCGTTGATAAGTATTTGTCCAAATGCTTGTTAAACAAGTCGAAGGTTGGAACCAATGTCATATTGCTGTGCTTATTAATAATATCCATTGCCGCATTATTCCACTTCGCAACCGCCTGATTACCTGGTACAAGTAGATCTGGTATATCACCAAAGGGATTGTATAACCCCATATAATAAATTTGAGCGTTTGGATTGATTTCCGTGATTTTCTCCAGAATCTTACCTAATCTTTCTACTGCTTCCGGAA
This genomic stretch from Paenibacillus sp. FSL H7-0737 harbors:
- a CDS encoding ABC transporter ATP-binding protein, which gives rise to MTKANSGESSPVVLSVDGVRKKIGRKWIIDDVTFDVREGEIFGFLGPNGAGKTTTIRMLVDLIRPSEGKITVCGYNVNRNPEKALQFVGSIVENPEVYTYLTGWENLQHFARMQPGIDNARISEVVDIVRLDQRIHDKVSTYSLGMRQRLGIAQALLGRPRLLILDEPTNGLDPKGIKELREFIRKLADEGLAVFVSSHLLSEIQLLCDRVAIISKGRVLAVGAVDELIARNSPYVLWELEPFSEARALLADRPDIQIQNLEDVTLDDSIIAGMGPNSLITIMEQDLIPEIVAVMVTAEIEVRAVHKINPTLEQLFLKLTEGENVE
- a CDS encoding ABC transporter permease — translated: MNNMLPLIRNECLKIIKKKRFYVILLILIVLVPMFTYAQMRSAERSRDKFNSDWRLEIQQQIIDNQNSLGSDRIPEEWKTYRRIFVQQLQYYLHHDVNPNEPSGVTFTREFMDNSVTLFIPLLIMAVASDLVSAERTTGTIKMLLTRPVKRWKVLFSKLAALLMFVSLIVLSTFVISYLISGLAFGYKGFNIPVFTGFKISGDSVDMSTVHAVPQWKYMLMQGGLVWFVSVVVALLAFMISVLVRSTAASIVVMMAALIAGNILTNMASAWTTAKYLFMVNLGLTGYLSGTPAPIEGMSLSFSMAVLAVWGAASVIISFAVFTKRDILN